The proteins below come from a single Cervus elaphus chromosome 4, mCerEla1.1, whole genome shotgun sequence genomic window:
- the ERF gene encoding ETS domain-containing transcription factor ERF — MKTPADTGFAFPDWAYKPESSPGSRQIQLWHFILELLRKEEYQGVIAWQGDYGEFVIKDPDEVARLWGVRKCKPQMNYDKLSRALRYYYNKRILHKTKGKRFTYKFNFNKLVLVNYPFIDVGLAGGAVPQSAPPVPTGGSHFRFPPSTPSEVLSPTEDPRSPPACSSSSSSLFSAVVARRLGRGSVSDCSDGTSELEEPLGEDPRARPPGPPELGAFRGPPLARLPHDPGVFRVYPRPRGGPEPLSPFPVSPLAGPGSLLPPQLSPALPMTPTHLAYTPSPTLSPMYPGGGGGPSGSGGGSHFSFSPEDMKRYLQAHTQSVYNYHLSPRAFLHYPGLVVPQPQRPDKCPLPPMAPETPPVPSSASSSSSSSPFKFKLQPPPLGRRQRAAGEKAPTGADKGGGLALGSGAGGLAEGAGALAPPPPPPQIKVEPISEGESEEVEVTDISDEDEEDGEVFKTPRVPPAPPKPDPGEAPGVAQCMPLKLRFKRRWSEDCRLEGGGGPAGGLEDEGEDKKVRGEGPGEAGGPLTPRRVSSDLQHATAQLSLEHRDS; from the exons ATGAAGACCCCGGCGGAcacag GCTTTGCCTTCCCGGATTGGGCCTACAAGCCGGAGTCGTCCCCCGGCTCCAGGCAGATCCAGCTGTGGCACTTTATCCTGGAGCTGCTGCGGAAGGAGGAGTACCAGGGCGTCATCGCCTGGCAGGGGGACTACGGAGAGTTTGTCATCAAGGACCCCGACGAGGTGGCTCGGCTCTGGGGGGTCCGCAAGTGCAAGCCCCAGATGAACTATGACAAGCTGAGCCGGGCGCTGCG CTATTACTACAACAAACGCATTCTGCACAAGACCAAGGGGAAACGGTTCACCTACAAGTTCAACTTCAACAAACTGGTGCTGGTTAATTATCCTTTCATCGACGTGGGCTTGGCTG GGGGTGCGGTGCCCCAGAGCGCCCCGCCAGTGCCGACAGGCGGCAGCCACTTCCGCTTTCCTCCCTCGACACCCTCCGAGGTGCTGTCTCCCACCGAGGATCCCCGCTCACCGCCGGCCTGCTCTTCGTCATCGTCATCCCTCTTCTCGGCTGTGGTGGCCCGGCGCCTGGGCCGGGGCTCGGTCAGTGACTGTAGCGATGGCACGTCAGAGCTTGAAGAGCCCCTGGGAGAGGACCCCCGGGCCCGACCGCCCGGCCCCCCGGAGCTGGGTGCCTTCCGTGGGCCCCCGCTGGCCCGCCTGCCCCACGACCCTGGTGTCTTCCGTGTCTACCCCCGGCCCCGGGGTGGCCCTGAGCCCCTCAGCCCTTTCCCCGTGTCGCCTCTAGCCGGGCCTGGCTCTCTGCTGCCCCCGCAGCTCTCCCCGGCTCTGCCCATGACCCCGACCCACCTGGCCTACACCCCGTCCCCCACGCTGAGCCCTATGTACCCCGGTGGTGGCGGGGGCCCCAGCGGCTCAGGGGGAGGCTCCCACTTCTCCTTCAGCCCCGAGGACATGAAACGGTACCTGCAGGCCCACACCCAAAGCGTCTACAACTACCACCTCAGCCCCCGCGCCTTCCTGCACTACCCCGGGCTGGTGGTGCCACAGCCCCAGCGCCCCGACAAGTGCCCGCTGCCGCCCATGGCCCCCGAGACCCCACCGGTCCCCTCCTCGGCCtcgtcctcctcttcctcctctccattCAAGTTTAAGCTCCAGCCGCCCCCCCTGGGACGCCGGCAGCGGGCTGCTGGGGAGAAGGCCCCGACAGGCGCTGACAAGGGCGGCGGCCTGGCCCTCGGCAGTGGTGCAGGCGGGCTGGCTGAGGGGGCTGGGGCTCTGgccccgccaccgccgccgccgcagaTCAAGGTGGAACCGATCTCCGAAGGCGAGTCGGAGGAGGTGGAGGTGACTGACATCAGCGACGAGGACGAAGAAGACGGGGAGGTGTTCAAGACACCTCGTGTGCCGCCTGCACCCCCAAAGCCCGATCCGGGCGAGGCGCCCGGGGTCGCCCAGTGCATGCCTCTCAAGCTGCGCTTTAAACGCCGCTGGAGTGAAGACTGTCGCCTCGAAGGGGGTGGGGGCCCTGCTGGGGGCCTTGAGGATGAGGGTGAGGACAAGAAGGTGcgtggggaggggcctggggaggctggggggccCCTCACCCCAAGGCGGGTGAGCTCTGACCTCCAGCACGCTACAGCCCAGCTCTCTCTGGAGCATCGAGATTCCTGA